A genome region from candidate division KSB1 bacterium includes the following:
- a CDS encoding translocation/assembly module TamB domain-containing protein: MKKRKWVLFLFIFIVAALMVLLQGWRVFKANERLEYYIQNQLRPVLGKQFDISKVHVGFGNIHIQGIHVPLEDNDILIEIHDLVLGYNVLNLIIPGFKPAELSNNIQFLNPVVTFKRTPLAGRRSAGSPSDSLVSVEQVLLNFEPIQHLKRITIKKGIIQWAQDDTTYPVIRSLDGAIYREKQSELVLRGKGSLFNSMEKNILAEGRIDLETGHFLHTSFNVDDYNLQNGIDLLDPEQIELNEGLLDADLQWTPQKSPNQSSLSGTFNIRGGDFTLQSGRLHFQNTQTSGEIQGSDVSVKSEQIVNGAAVSLKGHIYQVFDPVFDLDVTVRDFDPQRFEAVFPDDISADMQGVLRANGKVTGFNSDIALSGIVSAAKFTVSGVELDDLTADVTYRKKELFIKSSRGRCNGVQLDLNGSIDFNSPRPKLSASFESLGDIAPLLNPMLPEPLVSLNTLLSAELSGTLNRPLILGTIGCSLYSQTMDSVYLHSAFSYYNKKARIHSLEHSETLNLQAMVDFSGELLKYTFKGDSIANAVYAVLNLPATSKMREQYDFSVDLTGDEQQFDAGLTVVRRGTGQFLSLAMNAETSATGWVGSGKLSLYPDTINPLIAEYALEKTASQFRLTQLSIENQLFSRLSVNLNDSLRLNGVVKTFGLELNRILGDSLSGFTAKTDSDLMFSGTLFQPVVQGDISIQKMFFNDRGPYGSTLSFTWEPDKLSIRNFMLNTETATLLIAGGSMSTDFEDLDIWLKGAGFDLRHVWFAADQKEFPVSGKTFIDLAVKGSRTSPEIRGRVGLKEGDIYGIPFDELELNVMDSRNAAHGVALDSFRLTRFDRYELSGNGFFPFAASDSMRFELKGDGNLLFFLSDITEFVKDPSADCSLNVHVSGTPQNPLIDQAELSIRDGRVNFANVIAPVRDLSAQISFDPENRYVDLEHLKGKMGESPFEIHNEPVEQIDSKRPLENITIPGPDLNLGALVVHSKEPLPLNIQGLMEPGEFGRLQFAGRAEGENMIVAACEGGYILSGMIYLSHSQIMFPFYERENNKKTGVHQFFENLFWDVKVVPMENNWFSRNYSGAIDEVYVNIMLDENFGGLEFTGRLADDTFRINGELRSTSGFVEYLDMSFMVEQFGVQFDRSSMIPITYGRAKTTVTDSLGITSNIYLTLQTVDTTVTQDNFGDRARQESSRGRFNKIRFKLTSDNPNVGVSEAQIMSSLGYSASNLQNSALSAFGYSTDNILFRPLFRPLERELEKTLGLDYVRFSSQLTKNILNYNLNNTVVLNDRLLLLESTRVIVGKYLANRFFLQYTGQIESGIGYRYREKALGLHHTLGLEFRISPQVLLELEYDYDSLMLYNRQDARIVLRHWFPF, encoded by the coding sequence TTGAAAAAGAGAAAGTGGGTTCTTTTTTTATTTATCTTTATTGTGGCGGCGCTTATGGTTTTGTTGCAGGGGTGGCGTGTTTTCAAAGCGAATGAAAGACTTGAATATTATATTCAGAATCAACTTCGTCCTGTTTTGGGAAAACAATTTGATATTTCCAAAGTACATGTCGGATTTGGCAATATACACATTCAGGGTATACATGTGCCTTTGGAAGATAACGATATTTTGATTGAGATTCATGACCTGGTTCTCGGGTATAATGTGCTGAATTTGATTATTCCCGGATTTAAACCGGCGGAACTTTCGAATAATATTCAGTTTTTGAATCCTGTTGTCACCTTTAAACGCACGCCATTAGCCGGTAGAAGGTCGGCCGGGTCGCCGTCGGATTCCCTTGTTTCTGTTGAACAGGTGTTGTTGAACTTTGAACCCATACAACATCTTAAGCGCATTACCATCAAAAAAGGCATTATTCAATGGGCACAGGATGATACGACATATCCGGTTATCCGCAGTCTGGACGGAGCGATTTATCGGGAAAAACAGTCCGAACTTGTGTTGCGCGGAAAGGGTTCTCTTTTTAACTCTATGGAAAAAAATATACTGGCAGAGGGAAGAATCGATCTGGAAACCGGGCATTTCCTGCATACCAGTTTTAATGTGGATGACTATAATTTGCAAAACGGAATCGATCTGCTTGACCCGGAACAAATTGAACTGAATGAGGGTTTGTTGGATGCCGATTTGCAGTGGACGCCGCAAAAGTCACCCAACCAAAGCTCTTTATCCGGAACCTTTAATATCCGCGGGGGAGATTTTACGCTGCAGTCCGGAAGGTTACATTTCCAAAACACTCAAACCAGCGGTGAAATTCAGGGCAGCGATGTTTCAGTAAAATCAGAGCAAATTGTCAACGGTGCGGCTGTGTCCCTGAAAGGTCATATTTATCAGGTATTCGATCCGGTTTTTGATTTGGACGTGACTGTACGTGATTTTGATCCGCAACGGTTTGAGGCCGTTTTTCCGGATGATATCAGCGCCGATATGCAGGGTGTTTTACGCGCTAACGGCAAAGTCACCGGTTTCAACTCTGATATAGCGTTGAGCGGCATTGTCAGCGCCGCCAAATTTACTGTGAGCGGTGTTGAATTGGATGATTTGACGGCAGACGTTACATACCGTAAAAAAGAACTTTTTATCAAATCGAGCCGCGGCCGATGCAATGGCGTTCAACTTGACTTGAATGGATCAATTGATTTTAACAGTCCACGGCCCAAACTCTCCGCCTCTTTTGAATCGCTGGGCGATATCGCTCCGCTTTTAAATCCGATGCTTCCCGAGCCTCTTGTTTCCCTGAATACTCTGCTCTCTGCTGAATTATCCGGCACCCTGAACAGACCGCTTATTCTGGGGACGATCGGCTGTTCTCTTTATTCACAGACCATGGATTCCGTTTATCTGCATTCCGCATTTTCCTATTATAACAAAAAAGCAAGGATTCATAGTCTGGAGCATAGCGAAACGCTCAATTTGCAAGCCATGGTTGACTTTTCCGGTGAGCTTTTGAAATATACGTTCAAAGGCGATTCTATCGCCAATGCTGTTTATGCCGTACTGAATCTGCCCGCAACCAGCAAAATGCGAGAGCAGTATGATTTTTCAGTTGATCTGACAGGTGATGAACAACAATTTGATGCCGGCCTGACTGTTGTTCGCCGGGGGACAGGGCAATTTCTATCATTGGCCATGAACGCTGAAACGTCCGCAACAGGTTGGGTGGGAAGCGGAAAGCTTTCTCTATACCCCGATACTATCAATCCTTTGATCGCTGAATATGCGCTTGAGAAAACCGCCTCGCAATTTCGATTAACGCAGCTTTCCATCGAAAATCAGTTGTTTTCCCGATTGAGTGTAAACCTGAACGACAGCCTGCGTCTGAATGGCGTTGTTAAAACATTTGGTCTGGAATTAAACCGGATTCTGGGCGATTCGCTGTCCGGATTTACCGCTAAAACCGATTCGGACCTGATGTTCAGCGGTACGCTTTTTCAGCCGGTTGTTCAGGGAGATATTTCCATCCAAAAGATGTTTTTCAATGACAGAGGGCCTTATGGCTCTACACTAAGCTTTACCTGGGAACCGGATAAACTGAGTATTCGGAATTTTATGCTAAACACCGAGACCGCAACCTTGCTGATTGCCGGCGGTTCGATGTCTACGGATTTTGAGGACCTTGACATTTGGCTAAAAGGCGCTGGATTTGACCTGAGACACGTGTGGTTTGCTGCAGATCAAAAAGAATTTCCGGTCAGCGGAAAGACATTTATCGATTTGGCTGTAAAAGGCAGCCGGACATCCCCGGAGATCAGGGGCCGGGTTGGGCTCAAGGAAGGGGATATTTATGGGATTCCGTTCGATGAGTTGGAATTGAATGTGATGGATTCCCGGAATGCAGCCCACGGCGTGGCGCTGGATTCATTCCGGCTCACCCGGTTTGACCGATATGAATTGTCGGGTAACGGGTTTTTTCCGTTTGCCGCTTCCGACAGTATGCGCTTTGAACTCAAAGGGGACGGCAATTTGCTGTTCTTTTTGTCGGATATTACAGAGTTTGTAAAGGACCCGTCAGCAGATTGTTCTCTGAATGTTCACGTAAGCGGTACCCCGCAAAATCCCCTAATTGATCAGGCTGAATTGTCTATTCGGGACGGGAGAGTGAATTTTGCCAATGTTATTGCTCCGGTACGGGATCTGTCTGCACAGATATCATTTGACCCGGAAAATCGATATGTCGATCTTGAACATCTCAAAGGCAAAATGGGGGAGAGCCCCTTTGAAATTCACAATGAACCTGTCGAGCAGATTGACTCAAAGCGTCCCCTTGAGAATATTACGATCCCGGGGCCTGATCTGAATCTCGGCGCCCTGGTGGTGCACAGCAAAGAGCCGCTGCCGCTGAATATTCAGGGGCTGATGGAACCCGGAGAGTTTGGGCGGTTGCAATTTGCCGGCCGCGCTGAAGGTGAAAATATGATCGTAGCAGCCTGTGAGGGCGGATATATTCTGAGCGGAATGATCTATTTGTCCCATTCACAAATTATGTTTCCCTTTTACGAGCGGGAGAATAATAAAAAGACCGGCGTTCATCAGTTTTTTGAAAATTTGTTTTGGGATGTTAAAGTCGTACCCATGGAAAACAACTGGTTTTCCCGTAATTATTCAGGAGCTATTGATGAAGTCTATGTCAATATCATGCTGGATGAAAACTTTGGCGGACTGGAATTCACCGGCAGGCTTGCAGATGATACCTTCCGGATTAATGGTGAATTGCGTTCCACCAGCGGCTTTGTAGAATACCTGGATATGAGTTTTATGGTCGAGCAGTTTGGCGTTCAATTCGACCGGAGCAGTATGATTCCGATCACCTATGGCCGCGCAAAAACCACAGTGACGGATTCTCTGGGTATTACGTCAAATATTTATCTGACTCTGCAGACTGTGGATACGACGGTGACCCAGGATAATTTTGGGGATAGGGCGCGGCAGGAAAGTTCACGCGGCCGGTTTAACAAAATCCGCTTCAAATTAACCAGTGACAATCCGAATGTCGGAGTCAGCGAAGCGCAGATCATGTCATCGCTCGGTTATTCCGCCAGCAACCTGCAAAACAGCGCCTTGTCGGCATTCGGGTACAGCACGGATAATATTCTGTTTCGTCCTTTGTTCAGGCCGCTGGAACGGGAACTTGAAAAAACCTTGGGATTGGATTATGTGAGATTTAGCTCTCAATTGACAAAGAATATTTTAAACTATAATTTAAACAACACCGTGGTGCTGAATGACCGATTGCTGCTGCTCGAGAGCACCCGGGTTATTGTCGGAAAGTATCTGGCCAACCGGTTTTTTCTCCAGTACACCGGTCAAATCGAGTCGGGCATCGGCTACCGATACCGGGAAAAGGCGCTCGGACTGCATCACACACTGGGACTGGAATTTCGCATTTCTCCCCAGGTTTTATTGGAACTTGAGTACGATTATGATAGTTTGATGCTGTATAATCGGCAGGATGCGCGCATCGTGCTTCGTCACTGGTTTCCGTTTTAA
- a CDS encoding isoprenyl transferase has translation MDTAVLLKSVKEHGNLPGHVAIIMDGNGRWAKQKNLPRTSGHREGIESVRSVVETAGELGIKAVTLYTFSSENWKRPASEVSALMSLLLKTINNEIPELKRQNVRLMTIGDFDSLPTAQRMAFRKAIKDLSNNTGLILNLALSYSGRQEVVSAVRKICESVREEKIDPKDIDQDLFSQYMQTVAIGDPDLLIRTSGEFRISNFLLWQIAYTEIYITQALWPDFRKHEFLLAIRDYQQRERRFGKVTEQMQPSD, from the coding sequence ATGGATACTGCCGTATTATTAAAATCTGTTAAAGAACATGGAAATCTGCCCGGGCACGTCGCTATTATTATGGACGGGAATGGGCGTTGGGCAAAGCAAAAGAATCTGCCTCGAACCTCGGGTCACCGGGAAGGAATAGAGTCTGTGCGTTCTGTGGTGGAAACAGCCGGAGAACTCGGTATCAAGGCTGTTACGCTTTACACGTTTTCCTCGGAAAACTGGAAAAGACCGGCTTCTGAAGTCTCTGCGCTGATGAGTTTGCTTTTGAAAACAATCAATAATGAAATACCCGAATTGAAGCGGCAAAATGTGCGGCTCATGACTATCGGTGATTTTGATTCACTTCCGACTGCTCAACGGATGGCTTTTCGCAAAGCCATCAAAGATCTGTCGAATAATACCGGCTTGATACTTAATCTTGCACTCAGCTATAGCGGACGACAGGAGGTTGTCTCTGCCGTCCGAAAGATCTGTGAATCCGTGCGTGAGGAAAAAATCGATCCTAAAGATATTGATCAGGATTTGTTTTCCCAATACATGCAGACCGTAGCCATCGGTGATCCTGATTTATTGATTCGTACCAGTGGAGAATTCCGCATCAGTAATTTTTTACTCTGGCAGATCGCCTACACCGAGATTTATATCACCCAGGCTCTCTGGCCGGATTTCCGTAAACATGAGTTTTTATTGGCCATCCGGGATTATCAGCAGCGGGAACGGAGATTCGGCAAAGTAACAGAGCAGATGCAACCCTCCGATTAG
- a CDS encoding tetratricopeptide repeat protein, protein MKLRYAMPFVVMLLSLAVLFTACQIKEVTSAKVYIQQDNWEKATEQLEKAVEQYPENAEARYLLGHAYAKDNQWKKMVEQFDAADSLSDEYDQDIQVVRDQSWVQLFNTAVTKLNDNKVDSAITMFETAALINPERPETYRTLGISYSRQEDYEKAKDAFKRYIETQPDSVDGYIALARTHLGLEEFEPVVGLMKKALELDPDNKDAIVNLGLAYDLLGETEKAKETYEKALEKNPGDQDILFNLGRLYLVNDEMDKALDLFNNLLEQNPKDYEANISVGQALLQIAQDYQKELVKKEDEGKEVTEEEVKQLRTLYGKAIPYLEKAVEIAESDDDITLDSSLLYNLGIVYGQTGEREKAEEAFERSEELEN, encoded by the coding sequence ATGAAGCTGAGATATGCAATGCCTTTTGTCGTGATGCTATTAAGCCTTGCGGTTCTTTTTACAGCATGTCAGATAAAAGAAGTGACGTCCGCCAAGGTTTATATCCAGCAAGATAATTGGGAAAAGGCAACCGAACAACTTGAAAAAGCTGTTGAACAATATCCGGAAAATGCCGAGGCGCGTTACCTCCTCGGACATGCATATGCTAAAGATAATCAATGGAAAAAGATGGTGGAACAGTTTGACGCCGCCGATTCCCTCTCTGATGAATATGATCAAGATATACAGGTGGTGCGCGATCAGAGCTGGGTACAGCTTTTCAATACTGCAGTCACCAAGCTGAACGACAATAAAGTTGATTCCGCAATCACCATGTTTGAAACAGCAGCCCTGATTAATCCTGAAAGACCGGAAACCTATAGAACACTCGGCATCAGCTACAGCCGTCAGGAAGATTATGAAAAAGCCAAAGATGCATTTAAAAGATATATTGAAACCCAGCCTGACAGTGTTGACGGCTATATCGCACTGGCGCGAACTCATCTCGGCCTTGAAGAATTTGAACCTGTCGTTGGTCTGATGAAAAAGGCCCTCGAGCTGGATCCTGATAATAAAGACGCCATCGTCAATCTCGGCCTGGCCTATGATTTGCTCGGGGAAACCGAAAAAGCCAAAGAAACCTATGAAAAAGCGCTTGAAAAAAACCCCGGTGATCAGGATATTCTGTTCAACCTGGGACGGCTTTATCTGGTAAACGATGAAATGGACAAAGCATTAGATTTGTTCAATAATTTGTTGGAACAAAATCCCAAAGATTACGAAGCCAATATCAGTGTGGGACAGGCATTGCTGCAGATTGCCCAGGATTACCAAAAAGAGCTGGTCAAGAAAGAAGATGAAGGCAAAGAGGTCACAGAGGAAGAAGTAAAACAGCTCAGGACTCTGTACGGCAAAGCTATTCCGTATCTCGAAAAAGCAGTCGAAATTGCTGAAAGTGATGATGATATCACTCTCGATTCTTCTCTTTTATATAATTTGGGAATTGTTTACGGTCAAACCGGTGAGCGTGAAAAAGCTGAAGAGGCTTTTGAAAGATCCGAAGAACTTGAAAATTAG
- a CDS encoding glycosyltransferase N-terminal domain-containing protein has product MDSCLLHGRVRTGRPVAQEFLDRYPQSIVVFSFFSPSGYKHAEVDQVCIHKCYLPFDSRRNARRFVSMINPDAAVVVRHDVWPNHLLELSKRGIPSFLIDASISDERLKEARRNAVFMRPVYKLFTEICTVNDEQTARFADLYPGLPRLQACGDTRYDRVLERANIKSAVESIRAVTDFRYDTTLVAGSTWPSDEKIILQAVIDVCRREKQFSCIIAPHEINPQHIDELLHRFSRQNIKARKLSAPDNAPDVIQVLIIDRIGLLANLYAFGQMAYVGGAFGPGIHNVLEPAAHASFVLFGPRHTNSPEPQALIDFGGARMITQGEHMKAELKALITNISQVRQAGRKARKFVQQHAGAQRKTIDRIEENLR; this is encoded by the coding sequence GTGGATTCATGTCTCCTCCATGGGAGAGTACGAACAGGAAGACCTGTTGCTCAGGAGTTCCTGGACCGGTATCCGCAATCGATTGTGGTGTTTTCTTTTTTTTCCCCTTCCGGCTATAAACACGCAGAGGTTGATCAAGTTTGCATTCACAAATGCTACCTGCCTTTTGATTCACGCCGCAATGCGCGGCGGTTTGTGTCGATGATTAATCCGGATGCAGCCGTTGTTGTACGGCATGATGTCTGGCCCAATCATTTGCTGGAATTATCCAAACGTGGAATTCCGTCTTTTTTAATTGACGCCAGTATAAGCGATGAACGCCTGAAAGAAGCGCGCCGCAATGCGGTTTTTATGCGCCCCGTTTATAAACTCTTTACTGAAATCTGCACGGTGAATGACGAACAAACAGCCCGGTTTGCAGACCTTTATCCCGGACTCCCCCGGCTGCAGGCCTGCGGTGACACACGCTATGACCGCGTTCTGGAACGCGCAAACATAAAGTCTGCGGTTGAGAGTATTCGTGCTGTAACTGATTTTCGTTACGACACGACGTTGGTGGCCGGCAGCACCTGGCCTTCAGATGAAAAAATCATATTGCAGGCTGTGATAGATGTGTGTCGACGCGAAAAGCAATTTAGCTGTATCATCGCTCCACATGAGATCAATCCGCAGCATATTGATGAGCTTTTGCACCGGTTTTCCCGTCAGAATATCAAAGCCCGTAAATTGTCCGCTCCGGACAATGCGCCGGATGTGATTCAGGTTTTGATTATAGACCGTATCGGGCTTTTGGCGAATTTGTATGCATTCGGCCAAATGGCATATGTCGGTGGCGCATTCGGGCCGGGCATACATAATGTTCTGGAGCCGGCCGCACACGCGAGTTTTGTGTTGTTTGGCCCCCGGCATACCAATTCACCGGAACCGCAGGCTTTGATTGATTTTGGCGGCGCCCGGATGATCACCCAGGGGGAGCACATGAAAGCCGAGCTGAAAGCTCTGATCACGAATATTAGCCAGGTCCGGCAAGCCGGACGCAAAGCGCGGAAATTTGTTCAGCAGCATGCCGGCGCTCAACGTAAGACGATTGACAGAATAGAAGAAAATTTAAGATAA
- a CDS encoding LytR C-terminal domain-containing protein, giving the protein MLAKKTNKRKPTNRKRRSKASKKATNRNVTFAIYGLVFFNLILIISGLNNIFTSGTVPTGTIQNPDMEPLKVQVLNGCGETGLANELAKQLRYFNYTLLEPANADHFGYQNTLIVDLADRPQDVEELRNRIGIPKDDVYRLTEDSEADVQIIIGKDYNTLNIFNNPLP; this is encoded by the coding sequence ATGTTGGCTAAAAAAACAAACAAACGAAAACCAACCAATCGAAAACGGCGTTCAAAAGCTTCCAAAAAAGCGACCAACAGGAATGTAACGTTTGCTATATATGGATTGGTGTTTTTCAATCTGATTTTGATTATCTCGGGTCTTAATAACATTTTTACGAGCGGGACTGTGCCGACCGGAACTATACAGAATCCGGATATGGAACCGCTGAAAGTCCAGGTTCTGAACGGATGCGGTGAAACCGGACTTGCAAATGAATTGGCAAAACAGTTGCGCTATTTTAACTATACGCTTTTAGAACCCGCCAATGCTGATCATTTTGGCTATCAAAACACGTTGATTGTCGACCTCGCAGACCGACCGCAGGATGTGGAGGAACTGAGAAATCGGATTGGTATCCCCAAAGATGATGTCTACCGGCTGACTGAAGACAGTGAAGCCGATGTTCAAATCATAATTGGAAAAGACTATAATACTCTGAACATATTCAATAACCCCTTACCTTAG